The window CCCTTCGTCAGCGCATGGAGACCGCGCGCGAGGTGTTGGCCGGCGTGCAGGATCTGACCGCCGGCGACCTCGACGAGCAAGCCGTGAAGGTCGGGCACGTCATCATGATGCTGATCGCCGAGCTCATGGCGGACGGCGTCGATCGCGCGCCCAAGGATCTGAAGGCGATCGCCGACGCGTTCAAGGCGATCATCACCGGGCAGAAGATCTCCGCGGACCGCCGCCAGAAGGTGGAGGCCGAAGCCGACGCCAAGGCCGAGAAGAAGGCCGCCGCGAAGACGCTCGCGACCGTCGATAAGGTCGCGCGCGACGCCGGGCTTTCGAAAGAGACCATCCGCAACCTGCACGAGGGCTTCTTCAACGTGTTCGGCGGCGACCCTCGGCCGAAGCCGAAGCCCGCCGAGGCGTCTCATGGAGCTTGATCAGGACCGGTTCGCCGAGGAGCCTGTGCTCTCCCGCGACCCCGCGGACCTTCCCGAGGCGCTCCCGACCGGCGCGGAGATCCCGGACGATCTCGACCCTCGCAGCGCCGGCGTCCTGATGCGCCATCAGGTCGATTGGCTCGCGGACACGTCCACGCTGAAGATCGCTGAGAAGGGGCGGCGCACCGGCATCACCTTCGTCGAGGCCCTGGCGGACACGCTGCTGGCCGCGGCCTCCCGCTCGGCCGGCGGTTCCAACGTGTTCTACATCGGCGACACGAAGGATAAGGGCCGCGAGTTCATCCAGTACGTCGCGCACTTTGCGAAGATCGTCGCGAAAGAGCTGGCGACGATCGAGGAGTTCCTGTTCGAGGATCAGCGCGACGATGGCTCTTCCAAGAGCATCGCCGCGTTCCGCGTGCGCTTCGCCTCGGGCTTCCGCGTGGAGGCGCTGTCGTCCCGGCCGGAGAACATCCGCGGCCTGCAGGGCACCGTTGTCATTGACGAGGCGGCCTACCACAAGGACGTCCGGGCGGTGCTGGACGCGGTCAACGCGCTGCTAATCTGGGGCGGCAAGATCCGCATCATCTCGACCCACAACGGCGTTCTGAACCCCTTCAACGAGCTGATCCGCGAAGCCCACGCCGGCAAGAACCGCTACGTCGTCCACAACATCCCGTTCTCGGCCGCGGTCGAAAACGGCCTGTTCCGCCGCGTCTGCGCCAACAAGGGCGAGGACTGGACGCAGGAAAAACAGGACGCGTGGGAGGCCGAGATCCGCGGTGCCTACGGGTCGCGCACCGCAGCGATGCGCCAAGAGCTGGACGCGATCCCGGCAGAGGCCGAAGGCGCCGCGCTGACGCGCGTGCAGATCGAAGCGGTGATGAGGCGCGGCACGGGCAAGATCGTGCGCTGGGCGCGCGACGACGCCTTCAAGAACGAGCCGCCGCACGTCCGGCAGGCGATCACGCTGGCCTTCTGCGAGGCGCAGCTGAAGCCTGTGCTCGAGGCGATGAACCCGCGGCGGGCGCATGTGTTCGGCTGCGACTTCGCGCGCAAGGGCGATGGCTCGGCCTATGTGTTCGACGAGATCGGCGCGGACCTGATCCGTCGCCGGCGGCTGACGCTCGAGCTGCGCAACGTGCCCTACGAGACGCAGCGCGACGTGCTGTTCTGGATCGTCGAGCGGCTTCCGCGCATGGCCGGCGGAGCGCTCGACGCGACCGGCAACGGCGCCTACCTCGCCGAGGTGGCGGCCCAAAAGTTTGGCGGGTCGATTGTGGAGGTGAACTTCTCAGGCGGCCTCTGGTACCGCGACAACATGCCGGGCTACGTCGAAGCCTTCGCCGACCAGTCGATCGAGCTGGAACCGGACGAGGACGTCCTGAGGGATCATCAATCCCTGCAGTATGTCGGTCGCGTCATCAAGGTTCCGGAAGACTTCCGTCTTTTGGGTGTGGACGGCTACTGGCGGCACGGCGACACGGCGATCGCCGGCGCGCTGTCGTTCTGGGTCTCGACGCAGGACCTGCCGGAATACGGCTACACGCCGGCCTCGAGCCTCGGCCCGACGTCGAGCCCGCTGCTGGGCGGCTCCACCGGCCAGAGCTTCACGAACTACGGAGGGAAGGTCCTGTGGTGAGCGGGCTCGTCGACGCGCGCGGCAATCCGATCGCCTCGCAACAGCTCTCGGAAGAGATCGCCACACCGACGCTCGCCGGCGTCCGGCGGACGATCGAGGATTCGGTCGCGGCCGGCCTCACGCCCGAGCGGCTGTCGCAGATCTTGGTCGAGGCGGCGAACGGCCACGCGCGGTCTTACCTGACGCTCGCCGAGGAGATGGAGGAG is drawn from Methylopila sp. 73B and contains these coding sequences:
- a CDS encoding phage protein Gp27 family protein, producing the protein MDGRRDRLSSLDLVPEHAQDDIVWAVREMNKRTRTNADILFELNDKLAVKGVPPISSSAFGRKAVRLKALRQRMETAREVLAGVQDLTAGDLDEQAVKVGHVIMMLIAELMADGVDRAPKDLKAIADAFKAIITGQKISADRRQKVEAEADAKAEKKAAAKTLATVDKVARDAGLSKETIRNLHEGFFNVFGGDPRPKPKPAEASHGA